The DNA region CTCTCAGATATCATATTATTTCTTATCTTTATCATtataaaatttgtaaattcAATCATTAACGAACAATAAAAATCGTAAACGCTTGCAAAGCGCACGGGGCTATGTGTCTATGGTTTTAAAACCAATCTTTGCCTCGAAAATCAATTGTTGGCTGTTGCCACTTCTAGCAACATGTCAGGAGAAAAggagaaccccaaaaaaaaaaagaaaaagggaaggaTCAAAGGAAGCTTCAGTTTTCCCTTTCACTGAAGCTCCACAGTTGAAGCCTGACCCGCCTGTCGTCCCTCTCTGGAACTTTGGTGATGCCAGTGGAGCAGAAACAGTGGTGggaaatgaagaagaagatatgaCGCGTTGAAAATGGGGGATTGGAATTGGATGGGCAGTGGAGAACGGGCGGTGAAAGTGGGGAAGGAGGTGTGATTTTGGGCCTCGTAGAACTTTGGAGATTATGATAAAATCCACAGTAGACAACCCTTTTGGTGGCTATCATGTTACCACGTTGGTAATCCTGTATATTACTAGCTTTTATCCGGGGAGCTCATTTCCTCGAAATGTCTTTCTAGGTCTAGACCCccagaaaattaaaaggaaagcTTTGATCTTTAGTACTGTTGCCGACTTGATTTCGTCATTATCTGCTTAAATTCTCATGTCACGCCCCCCAAGTGAAGGAAGGATCCCGGAAATTTCGAGGTCCGGTGTATGATGTTTCCTTCTTGACAGGGCAGCTTCTCAAGGGTTAGGTTTGGTGATCAGTTGGATAGTTAGCTTTGTTCTTTCTTTGTGAGTTCGCACTTGGTAATTCGATCTCTGCATCCCAAAGATTAGGAAATGATCCCCTGAAGTTTGTGTTTGTTTTGACTCTTGTGTGGACTTGATTCAGTTGGCAGATACAAGGGTTTGTTCTTGATTGAGAGAATCTTCTTCTTATGGTAATCCCCTCTTAAAGATTTTTGCTGATAGAGAATATCTTTGATCTTCAATCGTTTTCAACATTGTCTCGTTTCGCTTCGATGAGgagtttcctgaaatttcAGGCTCTTCCCGCTCTTTGTTTTCTTGATTCATTCTCAGTAGGAACAAAGGTTTCATCCTTGACTGGGATAGGGAGCTTAAGTTGGTGCCTATCCTAGTCTTTAGACACCCAGAAAAAGTTTTGGTCTTTCTATCTTCACCCTGTTGTCAACCCCTGGAAATTTTGCAGCAAGCTCCAGCATATTGAGCAGGATCAATTCGATCAGTACCGGGAGGGACAGAGAGGGAGCTTTCTGAGGTTTGATTACGTAGCGAAAACACTGACCTTGCCCTATATAAGTCTGCTTGTTGGCCGATTCTCGACTCACTTTCGTCGACACTGCTCTCCAGACGGAAAATCGGGTGATTACCATGCTCGCGGTCGACATGGCCCATCAGTCCCTGTCCCTCACCTCGCACCGTGAACTGACCAGTAGCAAGCTTGAATTGGACCCTGAAGTGGTCCGGGGGTTACTCCAAAGCCAACGGGACAAGTGTGACCAGGACCTCTTCGGCCTCATCGAAGATTACTTTGAGACGAGCAACCAGACCTCAAATTTCTTTGTTGCCCTTGACAAGTGCCTCGCTCGGGCTCGGGACAGCCGGCTGATACTCATGAACGCAGTGAGCTATTTCGAGGAGGAAGCagagagggagaaaaaaaacGGACTTGATCTTGAAGGGATCAAGTATGCTAATACACTGAGAGAGCTCGAGAAGTTTAAGACGGCCGGGGACCCATTCGGTGGTGAGTTCTCTGGGCTTCTGCAGTCAGTGTCAGACCGGCAATCTGGCCTGCAGAAGCAGCTTCGGGAGCGGAAAGAGAGAGtggcaaaaaaattgaagtctGCTGAGACTGGGAGGAGGGCGTCAAATGTCCTATTCGTAGCTGCCTTTGTCTCGGCCCTAATCCTCTCGGTCGTGGCAGCAGCAGTGGGGGCTCAGCCAGTCATTACGGCTCTCGCGGGCGTGCTTATTATGCCAATTGATTCAGTGGGGAAGTGGGTTAACTCTCTTTGGAAGAAGCGCCAGAAGGAGCTGAAGTGGGAGAGTGAGTTGCTCGGTCTAATGGAAGCTTTCACTTTCCTCGACGTGGAAATTATTCGGGTGGTCGTGGATAACTTGGAAAACAGGATTAAGTATCTGATGCAAAATGCTGAATTAGCCCTCGGACGGGATGCGGCAGTGAGGCCTGCGGTGGGTAAGATCGAGCGGGAGACCGAGTGGTTCACGAAGACTGTGGAGGAGCTCGATCAACGGAACCACAAATGGAGTCAGGAGATTAGGATTTTTCTGACGTTCCTCTTGCAGAAGCTGATCTTTAAATCCAATGATGActagataaattttttttttctttctttggtgAAAAAAGACCAAACATGCTGCTGCATCTGGAGGAAAAGAACGTGATTGCACGGATGCAAGCAAAGGGACATCAGATGAATCCAAGTCTCCCCTTTGAGATTATTCAATGGGTGAAAGAGGAAGTTGCCGATTTTCGAATGTTGGGCATTCCTCCAATTTgaaggaagttgggctcaaatcgTATAGACTTTTATTGGGCTTTAATAT from Punica granatum isolate Tunisia-2019 chromosome 3, ASM765513v2, whole genome shotgun sequence includes:
- the LOC116200143 gene encoding UPF0496 protein At2g18630-like, which gives rise to MLAVDMAHQSLSLTSHRELTSSKLELDPEVVRGLLQSQRDKCDQDLFGLIEDYFETSNQTSNFFVALDKCLARARDSRLILMNAVSYFEEEAEREKKNGLDLEGIKYANTLRELEKFKTAGDPFGGEFSGLLQSVSDRQSGLQKQLRERKERVAKKLKSAETGRRASNVLFVAAFVSALILSVVAAAVGAQPVITALAGVLIMPIDSVGKWVNSLWKKRQKELKWESELLGLMEAFTFLDVEIIRVVVDNLENRIKYLMQNAELALGRDAAVRPAVGKIERETEWFTKTVEELDQRNHKWSQEIRIFLTFLLQKLIFKSNDD